A genomic stretch from Lates calcarifer isolate ASB-BC8 unplaced genomic scaffold, TLL_Latcal_v3 _unitig_1383_quiver_2154, whole genome shotgun sequence includes:
- the LOC108888575 gene encoding interferon-induced protein 44 gives MAEKKHKGFFVRGKFRASKHKIKVPLTPPPLTFETPWRKISWGNKEEQLTAVKNYKPINDDIEHLQILLYGPVGAGKSSFINSVSNVLRGRLTLPASVCSVNSEISFTKQYETHQIRKGRDTPKTFYPFVFSDMMGLEEGSDSGVHPDDIKLAMKGHVKEGHTFNHLEPLTDRDPGYNPAPSLQDKVHVLVCVISANSAEITPSVLQKMKEVKVRDLGIPQMAIMTNVDLACGETEKDLKNVYRSRHLRQKMSEFSSAVGIPMNCIFPVKNYSEEIDLDDDVDTLILSTLKHMLDFGDDFIDKMKP, from the exons TACCTCTGACTCCACCTCCTCTGA cctTTGAAACTCCATGGAGGAAAATTTCCTGGGG aaataaagaggagCAACTGACAGCAGTGAAAAATTATAAACCTATAAACGATGACATTGAACATCTGCAAATTCTTCTGTACGGGCCTGTTGGAGCAGGAAAGTCAAGTTTCATCAACTCAGTCAGCAACGTCTTACGGGGCAGATTGACTCTTCCTGCCTCCGTCTGTTCAGTCAACTCTGAGATCAGTTTCACCAAACAA tatgaAACTCATCAAATCAGAAAAGGAAGAGACACCCCAAAGACATTTTACCCGTTTGTCTTCAGTGATATGATGGGGCTGGAGGAGGGGTCGGACTCTGGAGTCCATCCTGATGACATCAAACTGGCCATGAAGGGACATGTGAAGGAAGGTCACACG TTCAATCACCTCGAACCTCTGACAGACCGTGATCCAGGCTACAACCCGGCACCCTCTCTACAAGACAAAGTTCATGTTCTGGTTTGTGTGATTTCTGCAAACTCAGCTGAAATCACACCCTCAGTTCTTCAGAAGATGAAGGAAGTCAAGGTCAGAGACCTGG gaatTCCCCAAATGGCAATCATGACCAACGTTGACCTGGCCTGTGGTGAAACTGAAAAGGATCTGAAGAACGTCTATAGGAGCCGACACCTGAGGCAGAAG ATGTCAGAGTTCAGCTCAGCTGTGGGAATCCCCATGAACTGCATCTTTCCAGTGAAGAACTACAGTGAAGAGATCGATCTTGACGATGACGTTGACACCTTGATCCTGAGCACTCTGAAACACATGCTCGACTTTGGAGACGACTTCATCGACAAGATGAAACCCTAG